One genomic window of Caenorhabditis elegans chromosome I includes the following:
- the F15D3.5 gene encoding uncharacterized protein (Partially confirmed by transcript evidence), whose product MSQPSGPPIGFSNPDYIPPKALDLLKPALTIRAPPEETGMLGELQEDVLQVLSLPCRHTNACLPACLQSLPILCSF is encoded by the exons ATGTCCCAGCCGTCCGGGCCACCTATTGGCTTCTCGAATCCGGACTACATTCCGCCGAAGGCCTTGGATCTTCTGAAACCTGCGCTCACGATACGGGCCCCGCCAGAGGAAACAGGGATGCTGGGCGAGCTTCAAGAAG ATGTTCTGCAAGTTCTAAGCCTTCCGTGTAGGCACAcaaatgcctgcctgcctgcctgcctccAATCATTACCTATTCTGTgctctttttaa
- the prel-3 gene encoding PRELI/MSF1 domain-containing protein (Confirmed by transcript evidence) — protein sequence MRIWSSEHIFDHEWETVAQAAFRKYPNPLNRSITGIDVVKQTLEAGKILTERIIQSHFSIPSWATKLTGFSGTQYSHEYTVIDPTRKEFSLTTRNLNGSSFLRVDEKLTYTPAHEDPNKTILKQDVIVTITLPAFADYCEKTFLSIYSQNANKGRQGVEWVIDHLKKEYEAISTKVSSEVHEMSEKVLRSFGTTSSSSPKPSTPPPPST from the exons ATGAGAATCTGGTCTAGCGAACACATTTTTGA tcacgAATGGGAGACAGTAGCCCAAGCGGCATTCCGAAAATATCCAAATCCGCTGAATCGATCAATAACCGGAATTGATGTGGTCAAACAGACACTTGAAGCCGGAAAAATACTCACAGAACGAATTATTCAGTCGCATTTTAGTATTCCAAGTTGGGCGACGAAG CTCACCGGCTTCTCTGGAACACAATATTCACACGAATACACAGTTATTGATCCGACGAGGAAGGAATTCTCATTGACAACCAGAAAT ttaaatggCTCATCATTCCTGCGTGTCGACGAAAAGCTGACATATACACCGGCTCATGAGGATCCAAATAAAACAATTCTTAAACAAGATGTTATAGTCACAATTACACTTCCAGCATTCGCCGATTAttgtgaaaaaacatttttaagcaTTTATTCACAAAATGCTAATAAG ggtcGACAAGGTGTGGAATGGGTGattgatcatttgaaaaaggaGTACGAGGCGATTTCTACAAAG gtGAGCTCCGAAGTGCACGAAATGTCTGAGAAGGTGCTCCGATCATTTGGAacgacttcttcttcttcgccAAAACCATCCACGCCGCCGCCGCCGTCCACTTAA
- the timm-23 gene encoding Mitochondrial import inner membrane translocase subunit TIM23 (Confirmed by transcript evidence), whose translation MGWFGFGGNPTDTPSSSAEVSAAPIDLSAGMNFSVPGFDAPAPEPSVPDHSPFPAAPVLALDQLKSAGVGVSRQMTPYVQMDPSMFASQQPQYIMPEGGVAGKGKFEFALGHIGWAVGGAFGVGCARGALGELMNPETRKMVGKPWMTRMVNATMKHGSGFAQPSGAIVFMYSALEIGLRSVRAEDELNGFGAGALTGAIYRSPHGLKASGVGALVGLGIAAAWTLSSTDSRQRLSEMFSNH comes from the exons ATGGGTTGGTTCGGATTCGGCGGTAACCCAACTGACACTCCATCGTCATCAGCAGAAGTGTCCGCTGCTCCGATCGATCTCAGTGCCGGAATGAACTTCTCCGTGCCGGGATTCGATGCTCCAGCG ccagaaCCATCAGTGCCGGATCATTCTCCATTCCCGGCGGCACCCGTCCTCGCCTTGGATCAACTGAAATCTGCTGGAGTAGGAGTTTCCCGGCAAATGACACCCTATGTGCAGATGGATCCCTCAATGTTTGCTTCTCAGCAGCCGCAATACATTATGCCGGAAGGAGGTGTTGCTGGAAagggaaaattcgaattcgcGCTAGGACATATCGg aTGGGCCGTCGGCGGAGCATTCGGTGTTGGATGTGCTCGCGGAGCTCTCGGTGAGCTTATGAACCCGGAAACCCGTAAAATGGTCGGAAAACCATGGATGACACGTATGGTGAACGCAACGATGAAGCATGGCTCAGGATTTGCTCAACCGTCTGGAGCAATCGTTTTTATGTATTCAGCGCTGGAAATCGGGCTCCGATCGGTACGTGCTGAGGATGAGCTTAATGGATTTGGAGCCGGAGCACTTACCGGAGCAATTTATCGATCACCGCATGGATTGAAGGCTTCCGGAGTTGGAGCACTTGTTGGATTGGGTATCGCCGCTGCGTGGACTTTATCGAGCACTGATTCGAGACAACGACTCTCCGAAATGTTCAGTAAtcattga
- the pals-1 gene encoding Protein containing ALS2cr12 (ALS2CR12) signature (Confirmed by transcript evidence): MNKFNEEYRKMEEDAQRRHQELNRQSLENAAEMKDSRRKILNKEFEGAILIKQVEHETKQVEKKRENLEKGHKKEMRNMSADFRKKKNEIEMEQLKLAIGNRVENHNQRKVEEQLRNEQERFLKKLLKYHTTTGANRDLFGEFQKVLKPFNEMIGELQDIKLRCITDGDADNGYIEYEVDYVGQLRRSVYTEIDEFREYIADEKNISKEIGIACAIYVKKLERIADCKELNLLCDQLQAAIEGKNGEIIKTCEIFIDKFTQKFESISNGSTSDFHRLRLKAPERDIPSSSTLTIEN; encoded by the exons ATGAACAAATTTAATGAAGAATATCGAAAAATGGAGGAAGATGCACAACGACGGCATCAGGAG CTGAACCGACAAAGTTTGGAGAACGCCGCTGAAATGAAGGATTCCAGacgaaaaatcttgaataagGAATTTGAAGGTGCCATCCTTATAAAACAAGTGGAGCATGAGACAAAGCAGGTTGAGAAGAaacgggaaaatttggaaaaagggCACAAAAAGGAAATGAGGAATATGTCAGCTGACTttaggaagaagaagaatgaaattgaaatggagCAACTTAAGTTGGCAATCGGGAACCGTGTGGAGAACCA CAACCAGCGAAAAGTGGAAGAACAGCTCAGAAACGAGCAAGAgcgatttctcaaaaaactgctCAAGTATCACACAACAACCGGAGCAAACCGAGACTTATTcggagaatttcaaaaagtattgaaGCCGTTCAACGAGATGATCGGCGAATTACAAGATATAAAACTACGT TGTATAACCGATGGAGATGCTGATAACGGTTATATAGAGTACGAAGTGGATTATGTTGGACAGCTGAGACGTTCGGTTTATACAGAAATCGATGAATTTCGAGAATACATTGCGGACGAGAAGAATATTAGCAAAGAAATCGGTATTGCGTGTGCT ATTTACGTAAAAAAACTCGAGCGCATTGCCGATTGTAAGGAATTAAATTTGCTGTGCGATCAACTTCAAGCTGCTATCGAAggaaaaaatggcgaaattattaaaacttgCGAGATTTTTATCGACAAATTCACCCAGAAATTCGAATCGATCAGTAATGGTTCAACGTCCGATTTTCATAGGCTTCGGTTGAAGGCTCCGGAGCGTGATATTCCTTCTTCGTCTACTCTAACAATTGAGAATTAA
- the spe-9 gene encoding Sperm transmembrane protein 9 (Confirmed by transcript evidence): MFFKKFIANISLEYMDDISELEAIKNDYNDGKNVNGTMTDGWCRNDGKCVPEVVRVNSSRAYYIYRCECTNPLTDGYYCEYKRHDSCSLTREEVARGDRWDEKCTDSQHGACVDISGVAHCVCKPDYTGEKCEIFDPCARQPCKHGDCIPIPNTADVAFGTSRYQCLCPLSAKLNPESQACMEINEKKCAPGACGNGRCVPCESDADDLMPLCNDNDNRQGFRCLCEAGYLPPFCKVHTNPCYQNLCQNSATCHIDPKQRSYDCQCVNGTRGSLCENVDDSCDAFGNKICVHGTCINDEYFHRGFSCECDDGFEGLDCNVEIAWSSVMTNRLMKNYEFSLPLVACFVSLAILLPVIVISRRRQGRVEEAKKTSEVKTENP, encoded by the exons AtgttttttaagaaattcatCGCAAA tatttccTTGGAATATATGGATGACATTTCGGAGTTGGAAGCAATTAAAAATGACTACAATGATGGGAAGAATGTCAATGGGACGATGACTGATGGATGGTGTAGAAATGATGGGAAGTGTGTACCTGAAGTTGTTCGAG TGAACAGCTCCCGAGCCTACTACATCTATCGCTGCGAATGTACCAATCCTCTCACCGACGGTTACTATTGTGAGTACAAACGCCATGACTCTTGCTCTTTGACTCGAGAGGAGGTGGCTCGCGGGGACCGGTGGGACGAAAAGTGCACGGATTCTCAACACGGAGCATGTGTGGATATTAGTGGAGTGGCTCATTGTGT ATGCAAGCCGGACTACACCGGCGAGAAATGCGAAATCTTCGACCCGTGTGCTCGGCAACCTTGCAAGCACGGTGACTGTATCCCG ataccGAACACTGCCGACGTGGCATTCGGCACAAGTCGCTATCAATGCTTATGCCCATTATCCGCAAAGTTGAACCCGGAAAGCCAAGCCTGCATGGAAATTAACGAGAAGAAGTGTGCTCCCGGAGCCTGTGGCAACGGACGGTGTGTTCCTTGTGAGAG cgaTGCCGATGACCTGATGCCTCTCTGTAACGACAATGACAATCGCCAGGGATTCCGATGCCTCTGCGAAGCCGGGTACCTTCCACCGTTTTGCAAAGTCCATACAAACCCCTGCTACCAAAACCTGTGCCAGAACAGTGCCACATGCCATATCGACCCAAAGCAGCGGAGTTATGA CTGTCAATGCGTCAATGGGACACGTGGCTCGTTGTGTGAGAATGTGGATGACTCGTGTGATGCGTTTG GAAACAAAATCTGCGTCCATGGAACCTGTATCAATGATGAGTACTTTCACCGGGGCTTCTCGTGTGAGTGTGACGACGGATTTGAGGGTCTCGACTGCAACGTGGAAATCGCCTGGTCCAGTGTGATGACCAATCGGCTTATG AAGAACTATGAATTTTCGTTGCCACTGGTTGCGTGCTTCGTCTCGCTGGCTATTCTTCTGCCAGTGATTGTGATCAGTAGACGGCGTCAGGGAAGAGTAGAAGAGGCGAAGAAAACGTCAGAAGTGAAAACTGAGAATCCataa
- the spe-9 gene encoding Sperm transmembrane protein 9 (Confirmed by transcript evidence) → MNVILVLVVLFFAGDCAKIRKIIDFLEKDAPNDIEKTPNYNEESLAVKRNKNFNPCLENPKICSNRGKCLHENGNFYCICPVTHYGKTCEHVSDQTNCEKHLCQNNSTCVSIKSLRTIVNTVLLRQIRVQRKVNGSKAALTNEELAEIDLEVNYECICQKGYFGGLCDESEADRTCQEVYCLGRGKGAINATGKCECECENQFFGDRCEQISACFDTQCDNGGICEDVVDWKTKTVTATCKCPSAIELIGGTVTGENCETLQIPSTAPKEFIPCAEGSNSTMFFKKFIANISLEYMDDISELEAIKNDYNDGKNVNGTMTDGWCRNDGKCVPEVVRVNSSRAYYIYRCECTNPLTDGYYCEYKRHDSCSLTREEVARGDRWDEKCTDSQHGACVDISGVAHCVCKPDYTGEKCEIFDPCARQPCKHGDCIPIPNTADVAFGTSRYQCLCPLSAKLNPESQACMEINEKKCAPGACGNGRCVPCESDADDLMPLCNDNDNRQGFRCLCEAGYLPPFCKVHTNPCYQNLCQNSATCHIDPKQRSYDCQCVNGTRGSLCENVDDSCDAFGNKICVHGTCINDEYFHRGFSCECDDGFEGLDCNVEIAWSSVMTNRLMKNYEFSLPLVACFVSLAILLPVIVISRRRQGRVEEAKKTSEVKTENP, encoded by the exons atgaATGTGATTCTGGTGTTGGTTGTGTTGTTTTTCGCCGGCGACT gtgcaaaaatcagaaaaattattgattttttggagaaagatGCTCCGAAtgatattgaaaaaacacCCAACTATAATGAAGAAAGTCTGGCGGTGAAAAGg aacaaaaacttcaatccttgtctggaaaatccgaaaatttgctcaaatCGGGGAAAATGCTTGCATGAAAATGGAAA cttctaTTGCATTTGCCCGGTCACACATTACGGAAAAACGTGTGAACACGTGTCAGATCAAACGAATTGCGAGAAACACTTGTGTCAGAATAATTCTACGTGTGTCAG CATCAAAAGCCTGCGGACTATTGTCAATACAGTTCTTTTGAGACAAATTCGTGTCCAAAGAAAAGTAAACGGATCCAAAGCAGCTTTAACAAATGAAGAATTGGCTGAAATCGATTTAGAAGTGAATTACGAGTGTATATGCCAAAAGGGGTACTTTGGCGGGTTATGCGATGAGTCTGAAGCAGATCGAACTTGCCAAGAAGTGTATTGTTTGGGCAGAGGCAAGGGAGCAATTAATGCGACTGGAAAATGCGAGTGTGAATGTGAAAATCAATTCTTTGGAGATAGA TGTGAACAAATATCAGCTTGCTTCGACACTCAATGTGATAATGGTGGAATATGTGAAGATGTGGTAGATTGGAag ACCAAAACCGTCACTGCCACCTGTAAATGTCCTTCTGCGATTGAACTTATTGGTGGTACTGTAACAG gtgaAAACTGCGAAACCCTTCAAATTCCTTCAACAGCCCCCAAAGAATTTATTCCATGTGCCGAGGGAAGTAATTCGACGAtgttttttaagaaattcatCGCAAA tatttccTTGGAATATATGGATGACATTTCGGAGTTGGAAGCAATTAAAAATGACTACAATGATGGGAAGAATGTCAATGGGACGATGACTGATGGATGGTGTAGAAATGATGGGAAGTGTGTACCTGAAGTTGTTCGAG TGAACAGCTCCCGAGCCTACTACATCTATCGCTGCGAATGTACCAATCCTCTCACCGACGGTTACTATTGTGAGTACAAACGCCATGACTCTTGCTCTTTGACTCGAGAGGAGGTGGCTCGCGGGGACCGGTGGGACGAAAAGTGCACGGATTCTCAACACGGAGCATGTGTGGATATTAGTGGAGTGGCTCATTGTGT ATGCAAGCCGGACTACACCGGCGAGAAATGCGAAATCTTCGACCCGTGTGCTCGGCAACCTTGCAAGCACGGTGACTGTATCCCG ataccGAACACTGCCGACGTGGCATTCGGCACAAGTCGCTATCAATGCTTATGCCCATTATCCGCAAAGTTGAACCCGGAAAGCCAAGCCTGCATGGAAATTAACGAGAAGAAGTGTGCTCCCGGAGCCTGTGGCAACGGACGGTGTGTTCCTTGTGAGAG cgaTGCCGATGACCTGATGCCTCTCTGTAACGACAATGACAATCGCCAGGGATTCCGATGCCTCTGCGAAGCCGGGTACCTTCCACCGTTTTGCAAAGTCCATACAAACCCCTGCTACCAAAACCTGTGCCAGAACAGTGCCACATGCCATATCGACCCAAAGCAGCGGAGTTATGA CTGTCAATGCGTCAATGGGACACGTGGCTCGTTGTGTGAGAATGTGGATGACTCGTGTGATGCGTTTG GAAACAAAATCTGCGTCCATGGAACCTGTATCAATGATGAGTACTTTCACCGGGGCTTCTCGTGTGAGTGTGACGACGGATTTGAGGGTCTCGACTGCAACGTGGAAATCGCCTGGTCCAGTGTGATGACCAATCGGCTTATG AAGAACTATGAATTTTCGTTGCCACTGGTTGCGTGCTTCGTCTCGCTGGCTATTCTTCTGCCAGTGATTGTGATCAGTAGACGGCGTCAGGGAAGAGTAGAAGAGGCGAAGAAAACGTCAGAAGTGAAAACTGAGAATCCataa
- the C17D12.5 gene encoding UBC core domain-containing protein (Confirmed by transcript evidence): MQKVCEKRIDSVVASAVEGSGMFYAVRFEPPPSKTCFDVTLKTYGPPYTEYIVTVAIPPKFPFSPPAITCKTDKNMKFLFLEENQWKPSTGIVAVLIEACSVISRRDLVPRAPVLPRIRPPQARTPTSASPAKSPQKAD; the protein is encoded by the exons ATGCAAAAAGTTTGCGAAAAACGGATCGATAGCGTCGTG GCGTCGGCTGTCGAGggttctggaatgttctacgCGGTGAGATTCGAGCCGCCGCCGTCGAAAACTTGCTTTGACGTGACTCTAAAGACG tACGGACCGCCCTACACCGAGTACATCGTAACCGTCGCAATTCCGCCGAAATTCCCGTTCTCGCCGCCGGCGATCACTtgcaaaactgataaaaatatgaaattcctgtttttggaggaaaatcaATGGAAACCGTCTACCGGAATTGTTGCAG tccTTATCGAAGCCTGCAGTGTGAtttcgcgtcgagacctgGTCCCCCGTGCACCGGTTCTTCCACGCATCCGTCCACCACAAGCACGTACGCCAACTAGTGCTTCGCCTGCAAAGTCGCCACAGAAAGctgattga